In the genome of Bacteroidia bacterium, one region contains:
- the hemC gene encoding hydroxymethylbilane synthase, translating into MPAPLIIGSRGSDLALWQANHVREQLAALGVNAEVQVIKTRGDNIQDIGFDKMEGKGFFTKELEDALLKKEIDLAVHSHKDLPTVSPAGLVTAAVSGREDPSELLLIHPGAVDGSMPFSLKKGAKVGTSSARRKSQWLALRPDCSVEDLRGNVPTRIRKVSEGMYDAILIAAAGINRLESDTGDLHIIKLAPKEFVPAPSQGVLALQCREADEGTRAILARLNHPETERCISVERKLLNLFDGGCHLPLGVFCEKEEDDDGKDVFSVWAAHAQAWDKKPAYLYYRSNTPSGLAERMLDNFRNLKPASVFISRNRKKQDLFCEVLEGHGYRVTAQPLIEFRSLPFFALPDVDWIFFSSKHAVKFFFTRKPELPAAVKFGVIGKSTADEVRRYGYSANFIGQGTDTRLIGKQFAALAGNRRVLFPQAKGSMRTVQLQLTRKENAVDVIVYETVAMDKGMNPEAEVMVFTSPSNVESFLSSRHFPSESKIIAMGDATAHAIKKSGGRVHGTPAVFTDLGLLQAVFKIS; encoded by the coding sequence ATGCCTGCTCCGCTGATCATCGGTTCCAGGGGTTCCGACCTCGCCCTGTGGCAAGCGAATCACGTTCGTGAACAGCTCGCAGCATTAGGTGTGAACGCAGAAGTACAAGTGATAAAAACCCGTGGAGATAACATTCAGGACATCGGCTTTGATAAGATGGAAGGAAAAGGGTTTTTCACAAAAGAGCTGGAAGATGCGCTTCTGAAGAAAGAAATTGATCTGGCAGTTCACTCCCATAAAGATCTTCCCACGGTTTCTCCGGCCGGCTTGGTCACTGCTGCGGTTTCCGGGAGGGAAGATCCATCCGAACTGCTTCTGATCCATCCGGGAGCGGTAGACGGGAGCATGCCCTTCTCGCTTAAAAAGGGTGCGAAGGTAGGCACGAGTTCTGCACGCAGGAAGTCGCAATGGCTCGCACTCCGGCCCGATTGTTCCGTGGAAGATCTGAGAGGAAATGTTCCCACCCGGATCCGGAAAGTATCGGAAGGAATGTACGATGCTATTCTTATAGCTGCGGCCGGAATCAACCGGCTTGAATCCGACACCGGCGATTTACATATTATTAAGCTCGCTCCCAAAGAATTTGTTCCTGCCCCCTCTCAGGGTGTGCTGGCGCTGCAGTGCAGGGAAGCGGATGAGGGCACAAGGGCCATCCTGGCCAGGCTGAATCACCCCGAAACAGAACGATGCATATCTGTTGAAAGAAAGCTGCTGAACCTGTTTGATGGAGGCTGCCACTTACCGCTGGGAGTTTTTTGCGAAAAAGAAGAGGATGATGATGGTAAAGATGTCTTCAGCGTTTGGGCTGCGCATGCCCAGGCCTGGGATAAAAAACCAGCTTATCTTTATTACAGAAGCAATACCCCGTCCGGACTGGCGGAGCGTATGCTGGATAATTTCCGCAATCTGAAACCCGCTTCAGTATTTATCAGCCGTAATCGCAAAAAGCAGGATCTGTTCTGTGAGGTACTTGAAGGGCACGGCTACCGGGTTACGGCTCAGCCGCTGATTGAATTTCGATCGCTTCCATTCTTCGCCCTTCCGGATGTAGACTGGATCTTTTTTTCCAGCAAACATGCTGTTAAATTCTTTTTTACACGAAAACCAGAACTTCCCGCCGCTGTTAAATTCGGTGTGATTGGGAAAAGTACAGCCGATGAAGTAAGGCGCTATGGTTATTCCGCAAACTTCATAGGGCAGGGGACCGATACCCGGCTGATCGGAAAACAATTTGCCGCTCTGGCCGGTAACCGCCGGGTGTTGTTTCCCCAGGCTAAAGGCAGCATGCGTACCGTGCAGCTTCAGCTCACCCGGAAAGAAAATGCCGTAGATGTAATCGTTTATGAAACAGTGGCCATGGACAAGGGAATGAACCCGGAAGCGGAAGTGATGGTATTTACCAGTCCCAGCAATGTGGAATCATTTCTCAGCAGCCGGCACTTTCCTTCGGAATCAAAGATCATCGCCATGGGCGACGCCACCGCACACGCAATAAAGAAATCCGGAGGCCGCGTACACGGTACACCTGCGGTTTTTACCGATCTTGGCTTGCTACAAGCTGTATTTAAAATTTCATAA
- the hemB gene encoding porphobilinogen synthase — MIRPRRLRKTNVLREMVAETRLSKDQFIYPCFVVTGKGKKDPIASMPGIHHFSVDTLLRDTEKGLKYGVNKLLLFGVGEKKSKDGSSAADKNTLVVQAVKALKKEFGNALFVITDVCVCAYTTHGHCGVLEHGHVQNDKSVKILTRMALAHAEAGADMVAPSDMMDGRIGAIRTMLDEKGFENTGIMSYAVKFASSYYGPFRDAADSAPQEGDRKSYQMDSRNVKEAIKEALLDENEGADILMVKPALAYLDVIRSVKEQTLLPLACYNVSGEYSMVKLAAKKMLIDEKPLVMENMHAFARAGADIIISYHTREMFERDWI, encoded by the coding sequence ATGATCCGACCCCGCCGACTCAGAAAAACGAACGTGCTCCGCGAAATGGTGGCCGAAACACGTCTCTCGAAAGATCAGTTTATCTATCCCTGCTTTGTAGTAACAGGAAAAGGAAAAAAAGATCCCATTGCATCAATGCCCGGGATCCATCACTTCTCCGTAGATACGTTACTCAGAGACACAGAAAAAGGATTAAAATATGGTGTAAATAAGTTGTTGCTTTTCGGGGTGGGAGAAAAAAAGAGCAAGGACGGATCTTCTGCTGCGGATAAAAATACCCTTGTGGTACAAGCCGTTAAAGCGCTGAAAAAAGAATTTGGTAATGCGCTCTTTGTGATCACGGATGTATGCGTTTGCGCGTATACCACCCATGGACATTGCGGAGTGCTGGAACATGGTCACGTTCAAAATGATAAAAGTGTGAAAATACTTACACGCATGGCGCTGGCACACGCTGAAGCGGGAGCTGACATGGTAGCGCCGTCCGATATGATGGATGGCCGCATCGGTGCGATCCGGACCATGCTGGATGAAAAAGGATTTGAGAATACAGGAATCATGAGTTATGCGGTAAAATTCGCTTCGTCGTATTACGGACCGTTCCGCGACGCAGCGGATTCGGCTCCGCAGGAGGGTGACCGCAAATCGTACCAGATGGATTCCCGCAACGTAAAGGAAGCAATCAAAGAAGCCTTGCTGGACGAAAACGAGGGTGCCGACATCCTGATGGTGAAACCGGCACTGGCGTACCTGGATGTGATCCGCTCTGTGAAAGAACAGACATTGCTTCCGCTGGCCTGCTATAACGTTTCAGGAGAGTATTCCATGGTGAAGCTGGCGGCAAAGAAAATGCTGATTGATGAAAAACCATTGGTGATGGAGAATATGCACGCGTTTGCACGCGCCGGGGCAGATATTATTATCAGTTATCATACGCGGGAAATGTTTGAGAGGGATTGGATTTGA
- the rpoN gene encoding RNA polymerase factor sigma-54, with amino-acid sequence MLRQTLQQKLLQKLSPQQIQLMKLLQLPTIALEQRIKEEMEINPALEDSVEGEEEEKEDEEEFDEKGENSEDEPADDYTLSDYMDEDEGGEYKLKANNTSPDDEHREVPYASSYSFHDLLESQLGLRVLSDHQYQVAKYLIGNIDEDGYMRRDLGSVVDDIAFTQNIQTTREELEELLLVIQEFDPPGVGARSLQECLLLQLARKPKTVAIETARHILQEKMEEFSRKHYEKIAKHFEIEDEHLRPAIQELLKLNPKPGGSMADSSKSMQEVVPDFSILNQDGKLELNLNSRNMPDLRVARVYSQMLEEYSQRKDKMGKEAAAFVKQKIESARAFIDTLNQRQNTLYVTMKAIMDYQKEYFLTGDETTLKPMILKDISEKVGLDISTVSRVSNSKYVQTQFGTFLLKSFFSESLSTDSGEEVSSREVKKILQDSINAENKKKPITDDALAKILKDKGYNIARRTVAKYREQLGIPVARLRKQI; translated from the coding sequence ATGTTACGCCAGACTTTACAGCAAAAACTCCTACAGAAGCTGAGTCCACAACAGATTCAGCTCATGAAACTGTTGCAGCTTCCTACCATCGCACTTGAACAGCGTATTAAGGAAGAGATGGAGATCAATCCGGCTCTGGAAGATTCGGTAGAAGGAGAGGAGGAGGAGAAGGAAGACGAGGAGGAGTTTGATGAAAAAGGAGAAAATAGCGAGGACGAACCGGCAGATGATTATACACTTTCTGATTACATGGACGAAGATGAAGGCGGAGAGTATAAGCTGAAAGCCAATAACACTTCCCCGGATGATGAGCACCGGGAGGTTCCCTACGCTTCTTCCTATAGTTTTCATGACCTGCTGGAAAGTCAACTCGGACTACGCGTGCTTTCCGATCACCAGTACCAGGTGGCGAAATACCTGATCGGAAACATTGATGAAGACGGGTATATGCGCCGCGACCTCGGCTCGGTGGTAGATGATATCGCCTTCACACAAAATATTCAGACAACCCGGGAGGAACTGGAGGAATTGTTGCTGGTGATCCAGGAATTTGATCCCCCCGGAGTAGGCGCCCGTTCCTTACAGGAATGCCTGCTTCTGCAATTGGCGCGCAAACCGAAAACGGTGGCAATCGAAACAGCCCGTCATATCCTGCAGGAGAAAATGGAGGAATTCTCCCGCAAACATTACGAAAAAATCGCGAAACATTTTGAGATCGAAGATGAACACCTGCGTCCAGCAATACAGGAGCTTCTAAAACTCAATCCCAAACCCGGCGGCTCTATGGCTGATTCTTCCAAGAGCATGCAGGAAGTAGTGCCGGATTTTTCCATTCTGAACCAGGACGGGAAATTGGAACTGAATCTGAATTCGCGCAATATGCCCGACCTGCGGGTAGCCCGTGTATATTCTCAGATGCTGGAAGAATACTCTCAGCGAAAAGATAAAATGGGCAAAGAAGCGGCGGCATTCGTAAAGCAGAAAATTGAATCTGCACGCGCCTTCATCGATACGCTTAATCAAAGACAAAACACCCTGTATGTAACCATGAAGGCCATCATGGATTATCAGAAAGAGTACTTCCTTACCGGCGATGAAACCACGCTTAAACCCATGATCCTGAAAGATATTTCGGAAAAAGTGGGATTGGATATTTCTACCGTATCCCGTGTGTCGAATTCCAAGTATGTGCAAACGCAGTTCGGAACCTTTCTGCTTAAATCTTTTTTCTCGGAATCTCTTTCTACCGACAGCGGGGAGGAGGTTTCATCACGCGAGGTCAAAAAGATTCTTCAGGATAGTATCAATGCTGAAAACAAAAAGAAACCCATCACGGATGATGCGCTGGCAAAAATCCTGAAAGACAAAGGCTATAATATTGCACGCCGGACCGTGGCGAAATACAGAGAGCAATTGGGTATTCCCGTGGCCCGGCTGCGCAAACAGATCTGA
- the asnS gene encoding asparagine--tRNA ligase yields MKQLRIAELLRSGEVDQTVMVSGWVRTARDSKNVAFVHINDGSCQSSVQAVVDYNRIPKESLSEVLTGACVTVTGKLTRSQGSGQTLEIQTEKIEVLGTVPENFPLQKKGHTLEFLREIAHLRPRTNTFGAVLRIRHHLAFAIHKFFDERGFFYLHAPIITGSDAEGAGEMFRVTTLDMEKLPKNKDGSTDYSKDFFGKSTNLTVSGQLEGELAALALGLVYTFGPTFRAENSNTPRHLAEFWMIEPEMAFYDITDNMNLAEDLLKYVIRYALEKCKEDLEFLNKMYDKELLARLMHVAKSDFQRLSYTEGIEVLKSCGKSFEYKPEWGADLQKEHETYLVEHFGKPVIITDYPKTIKAFYMKQNEDGKTVRAMDILFPFVGEMVGGSQREENYEKLKTRITEMKIHEESLWWYLETRKFGTCVHSGFGLGFERLVLFVTGLQNVRDIIPFPRTPGNAEF; encoded by the coding sequence ATGAAACAACTGAGAATTGCAGAATTGTTACGTTCCGGTGAAGTGGACCAGACGGTGATGGTGAGCGGGTGGGTCCGAACCGCACGTGATAGTAAGAATGTTGCATTCGTTCATATCAACGATGGTTCCTGCCAGTCCTCCGTTCAGGCCGTGGTAGACTACAACCGCATTCCAAAGGAAAGCCTTTCAGAAGTGCTCACAGGTGCCTGTGTAACCGTTACCGGAAAGCTAACCCGTTCACAGGGTTCGGGACAGACCCTTGAAATTCAGACCGAAAAAATAGAGGTGCTGGGAACCGTTCCGGAGAATTTTCCTTTACAGAAGAAGGGACATACCCTGGAATTTCTTCGCGAGATCGCGCACCTGCGACCACGTACGAATACTTTTGGCGCAGTGCTTCGCATCCGGCACCACCTGGCGTTTGCAATTCATAAGTTCTTTGATGAACGCGGATTTTTCTATCTCCACGCACCCATTATCACCGGTTCCGATGCCGAAGGGGCGGGGGAGATGTTCCGGGTTACCACGCTTGACATGGAGAAGCTTCCGAAGAATAAAGACGGAAGCACTGACTACTCTAAGGATTTTTTTGGTAAAAGCACCAACCTCACGGTGTCCGGACAACTCGAAGGGGAATTGGCGGCACTGGCACTCGGATTGGTTTATACTTTTGGACCCACTTTCCGAGCGGAAAATTCAAATACACCGCGGCATCTCGCTGAATTCTGGATGATAGAACCCGAGATGGCGTTTTATGATATTACAGACAACATGAATCTTGCGGAGGATCTGCTGAAGTATGTGATCCGTTATGCGCTGGAGAAATGTAAAGAGGATCTGGAGTTTCTCAATAAAATGTATGATAAGGAGTTGCTGGCTCGGCTGATGCATGTGGCAAAGAGCGATTTTCAGCGTCTATCCTATACTGAAGGTATTGAGGTGCTGAAATCCTGCGGTAAGAGTTTTGAGTACAAACCCGAATGGGGCGCCGATTTGCAGAAGGAACATGAAACATATCTTGTGGAACACTTTGGGAAACCGGTGATCATTACTGATTATCCCAAAACGATCAAGGCATTCTACATGAAACAGAATGAAGACGGGAAAACCGTACGGGCAATGGACATCCTTTTCCCTTTTGTGGGAGAGATGGTGGGCGGCTCGCAGCGCGAAGAGAATTATGAAAAGCTCAAGACGCGCATTACGGAAATGAAAATTCACGAGGAAAGTCTCTGGTGGTACCTCGAAACCCGGAAATTCGGTACGTGTGTACACAGCGGATTCGGTTTGGGCTTCGAACGCCTCGTTTTATTTGTCACCGGCCTCCAAAACGTGCGCGATATTATCCCCTTCCCAAGAACTCCGGGAAACGCTGAGTTTTAA
- a CDS encoding OmpA family protein has translation MKKLSLPVLALVLSAFVVLFSCVPARKYEELDAKYKASRDSLTNCKDFTKTAQTTINELKAKQLELEKQKYGLEKDTSIIGTNYRNLTNKYDKLNQVNEQLLAQLAKLTANASNENKNLVGQLQMTQEELLKKEDELKKLQMELEIKKKNLDDLSKQLADREQRIKELEDLLKKKDDAIKDLKKKVSDALVGFEGNGLTVTQKNGKIYVSMDETLLFATGSTTVQPKGVDALKKLAKVLDQNSDINVMVEGHTDDQPMKGTGDIKDNWDLSVMRATSVTKILLNNSNMDPKRITAAGRGEHFPVDSSKSADARKKNRRTEIILTPKLDDLFKVLENN, from the coding sequence ATGAAAAAACTTTCGCTCCCGGTCCTTGCCCTTGTTCTTTCTGCATTTGTAGTGCTTTTCTCCTGCGTTCCTGCCCGCAAATACGAGGAGCTGGACGCGAAGTACAAGGCATCCCGCGATTCCCTGACCAACTGCAAAGATTTTACCAAAACAGCTCAAACCACCATTAATGAGCTAAAGGCCAAGCAATTAGAGCTGGAAAAGCAGAAGTACGGCCTGGAAAAGGACACCTCTATCATCGGTACCAATTACCGTAACCTCACGAACAAGTATGATAAGCTCAACCAGGTAAATGAGCAATTGCTGGCACAGCTGGCAAAACTCACGGCCAATGCTTCCAATGAGAATAAAAACCTGGTGGGACAATTGCAGATGACACAGGAAGAATTGCTGAAAAAGGAAGATGAACTGAAGAAACTCCAGATGGAACTGGAAATCAAAAAGAAAAATCTGGATGACCTTTCCAAGCAGCTCGCAGACCGTGAACAGCGTATCAAAGAACTGGAAGATCTGCTGAAAAAGAAAGATGATGCTATCAAGGATCTTAAGAAAAAGGTTTCAGATGCTTTGGTAGGATTTGAAGGAAACGGGCTAACGGTGACCCAGAAGAACGGAAAGATTTATGTTTCCATGGATGAAACGCTTCTCTTTGCCACCGGTTCCACCACTGTACAACCAAAGGGTGTGGATGCCCTGAAGAAGCTTGCCAAGGTACTGGATCAGAACTCAGATATCAATGTGATGGTGGAAGGCCATACGGATGACCAGCCGATGAAGGGAACCGGGGATATTAAGGACAACTGGGACCTGTCCGTAATGCGGGCAACTTCAGTAACCAAGATCCTGCTGAACAATTCCAATATGGATCCGAAACGGATTACAGCTGCCGGCCGGGGAGAACATTTCCCTGTGGATTCTTCCAAATCAGCGGACGCCCGGAAGAAAAACCGCCGCACGGAAATTATTCTCACCCCAAAGCTGGACGATCTTTTCAAGGTTCTCGAGAACAACTAA
- a CDS encoding LD-carboxypeptidase: MLSVLPALSFPSLEEKKKNVFPELKTGDTVAIVSPAGAVFDPAAVSEFKAILEGLSFRVVTGKTTALRTGYFAGNDAERSKDLMDAFANPGVRGIFCAKGGWGSARLLPLLDLEVIRKNPKVLIGFSDITFLLNAITEKCGMVTFHGPVGNSAWNTFSVASFRRCVLERKEQIVSFNGDTRILKNGTAEGVLWGGNLSVLCSMLGTPWMPDLSGAILLLEETTEEPYRIDRMLTHLDQAGIFARVNGIVFGKCTKCLAEEPDKAYTTEEVFQMHFSGLSIPVVSGLPFGHTVDKLTLPIGCKASLSTETGNFLLSTTPF, from the coding sequence ATGCTCAGCGTGCTTCCGGCTCTTTCTTTTCCCTCTTTGGAGGAGAAGAAAAAAAATGTGTTTCCTGAATTAAAAACGGGTGATACCGTTGCCATAGTTTCTCCGGCAGGTGCTGTTTTTGATCCCGCAGCAGTGAGTGAATTCAAGGCCATTTTGGAAGGGCTTTCATTTCGTGTGGTTACAGGGAAAACTACCGCACTCCGTACCGGATATTTTGCCGGAAACGATGCAGAAAGGTCCAAAGATCTCATGGATGCTTTTGCCAACCCCGGCGTCCGTGGAATTTTCTGTGCCAAGGGAGGATGGGGGTCAGCCCGGCTGCTTCCTTTACTCGATCTGGAGGTGATACGGAAGAACCCAAAGGTGTTGATCGGGTTCAGTGATATCACATTTTTACTGAACGCAATTACGGAAAAATGCGGTATGGTCACCTTTCACGGACCGGTGGGAAACTCTGCCTGGAATACCTTTTCGGTTGCTTCATTTCGGCGCTGCGTGCTGGAAAGAAAAGAACAGATTGTCAGTTTTAACGGCGACACCCGTATCCTGAAAAATGGCACTGCAGAGGGCGTCCTGTGGGGAGGAAATCTGTCCGTTCTGTGCTCCATGCTGGGAACACCCTGGATGCCGGATCTTTCCGGAGCCATTCTTCTGCTGGAAGAAACCACCGAGGAGCCCTACCGGATTGATCGCATGCTAACACATCTCGACCAGGCCGGTATTTTCGCCAGGGTGAATGGAATTGTTTTTGGGAAGTGCACAAAATGCCTGGCAGAAGAACCGGATAAAGCCTATACAACAGAAGAAGTCTTTCAAATGCATTTTTCAGGCCTTAGCATTCCGGTGGTTTCCGGATTGCCCTTCGGGCATACTGTTGATAAACTAACCCTCCCTATCGGCTGTAAGGCATCTCTGAGTACCGAAACAGGAAATTTCCTGCTGAGCACCACACCCTTCTAA
- a CDS encoding helix-turn-helix transcriptional regulator: MTHIGRKIRIVRQLKGYSQEYMAMRLGVSQNAYSKMERGRIGLKNARVIAISNILEIPTYNLLKVNESRYMAAEEAADYRSEK, encoded by the coding sequence ATGACACACATTGGAAGAAAAATCCGCATCGTACGTCAGCTCAAGGGCTATTCCCAGGAATATATGGCCATGCGGCTTGGTGTTTCCCAAAATGCCTACAGCAAAATGGAACGGGGCCGCATTGGTTTGAAAAATGCCAGGGTGATCGCCATCTCCAATATTCTGGAGATTCCCACCTACAATCTTTTAAAAGTGAACGAATCCCGGTACATGGCCGCTGAAGAGGCTGCCGACTACAGATCGGAAAAATAA
- a CDS encoding PKD domain-containing protein, producing MKKNVLLLIALVFISGLSFSQGQASWWYFGANAGLNFNPNPTPVAGGQINTIEGVAAISTPGGQLLFYTDGMRVWNRNHAVMPNGNGLMGSSSSSQSGVIVQRPGSPNLYFVFTADAQAGANGLRWSEVDMNLSAGFGDVTANKNILLYTPTTERICAVRHCNNVDVWVISHHWGTNEFRAYLVTAAGVNPVAVVSAIGPVHSGSNTSTIGYLKVSPDGSKLAMAIRYSFTGSQPGWCELYDFNNATGAISNLVNLGNHSYAYGCEFSPDNRLLYTTSSQPGTIYQYNLCAGSSAAIVASRLTIGNSASGWIGPLQLGPDGKIYNARYQVQQLGVIQNPNTLGVGCAYIDNGQALLNMSTLGLPNFVADYFRIPPVISATMNCLTGNFSYTYTQSGCNPQVPTQSWNFGDPGSGPNNTSTSTTPTHVFSGPGNYIVTLVTQYTCWSDTDTIAVTAISCGPTVTVQGASICQNSCTTLTANASGGTPPYTYAWTPNIGVGPGPHNVCPATTTTYTVIVTDGTGATMSTTATITVNPAPAATATSTNPLCNGGTGTATALAGPYTYSWSTNPVQTTQTATGLTPGNYTVTVTDANGCSDTAIITISQPPLLTALASNTPETCVNSANGTVTAAPSGGTGPYTYSWNTNPVQTTATATGLSTGTYTVTITDANGCSTTAVTTLSAPTGLQPTVAAPQAICISQCATLTANITTGNAPYTYLWMPGNQTGQSIQACPTTTGVYTVTVTDASGCTGTTTVTVNVRPPLSVSANPAGPVCPGSPASLTANGSGGDGGPYNFNWMPGNLNGSPVTVNPTTTTTYTVIITDNCGSPSVTSTVTVNVFALPQVAFAGDTLQGCAPLCVNFTNNTPNAATCSWIFGNNMATSANCSEQYCFNAAGTYNVTLTVTDGNGCINTQTLTNYITVFPVPSAQFSMSSSQVTMLEPNFCFTDMSTGATSWLWNFGDGNDTTQQNPCHAYADTGSYCITLEVENNEGCRSQITYCVEVDPEVAIYVPSAFTPNGDANNELFLPEGIGVDSRDFHMWIFDRWGNLIWETNQWGKGWDGKANGGSKIAQEDVYVWKIECVDQKNYRHQFVGHVSLIR from the coding sequence ATGAAAAAGAATGTTCTTCTGCTTATTGCACTGGTTTTCATTTCCGGCCTGAGCTTTTCCCAGGGACAAGCCAGTTGGTGGTATTTTGGCGCCAATGCCGGTTTGAATTTTAACCCGAATCCCACGCCGGTTGCAGGCGGGCAGATCAATACCATTGAAGGTGTTGCCGCTATTTCCACACCGGGAGGTCAATTGCTTTTCTACACGGATGGTATGCGGGTCTGGAACCGTAATCACGCGGTTATGCCCAATGGGAATGGGCTGATGGGTAGTTCTTCCTCTTCCCAGTCGGGTGTAATTGTGCAGCGACCCGGATCCCCCAATCTTTATTTTGTTTTTACCGCCGACGCACAAGCCGGAGCAAACGGGCTTCGCTGGAGCGAAGTGGATATGAATCTTTCTGCAGGCTTTGGTGATGTAACTGCCAACAAAAACATTCTGCTTTATACCCCCACCACCGAACGTATTTGTGCTGTACGTCACTGCAACAATGTAGATGTGTGGGTTATTTCCCATCACTGGGGAACCAATGAATTCCGTGCTTACCTGGTTACTGCTGCCGGGGTTAACCCTGTTGCAGTTGTCAGTGCAATAGGACCGGTTCACTCCGGATCCAACACCTCCACTATTGGTTACCTGAAAGTGTCTCCAGACGGGTCCAAACTGGCCATGGCCATTCGTTATTCTTTTACCGGATCTCAGCCGGGATGGTGCGAATTATATGATTTCAACAACGCAACAGGTGCGATCTCCAATCTTGTAAATCTTGGAAACCACTCGTATGCTTATGGCTGCGAATTTTCCCCGGACAACCGCCTGCTTTACACCACTTCATCGCAGCCGGGAACCATTTATCAGTATAATCTCTGCGCCGGTTCTTCCGCTGCCATTGTTGCCAGCCGGCTAACCATAGGTAATTCCGCCTCAGGGTGGATAGGACCATTGCAGCTCGGACCGGACGGAAAAATATACAACGCGCGATATCAGGTACAACAATTAGGCGTGATACAGAATCCGAATACACTCGGGGTGGGCTGCGCCTACATTGACAATGGTCAGGCGCTTCTGAACATGTCCACACTCGGACTACCCAATTTTGTGGCAGATTATTTCCGCATTCCTCCGGTGATCTCCGCCACCATGAACTGTTTAACCGGAAACTTTTCCTATACCTACACTCAATCCGGATGCAATCCGCAGGTTCCAACACAATCATGGAATTTCGGCGATCCCGGCTCAGGTCCTAATAATACATCCACCTCCACCACTCCAACCCACGTATTCTCCGGCCCGGGGAATTATATTGTAACTCTGGTTACACAATACACCTGCTGGTCCGACACGGATACCATTGCTGTAACTGCCATTTCCTGCGGCCCAACCGTAACCGTACAGGGGGCTTCCATCTGTCAGAATTCCTGCACCACACTCACGGCGAACGCTTCGGGAGGCACTCCTCCTTATACGTACGCCTGGACACCGAACATTGGCGTTGGCCCGGGTCCGCATAACGTTTGTCCTGCCACCACCACCACCTACACAGTAATTGTAACCGATGGTACCGGTGCTACTATGAGTACTACGGCAACCATCACCGTTAATCCGGCACCTGCAGCAACGGCAACTTCCACAAATCCGCTGTGTAACGGCGGTACCGGTACTGCCACAGCATTGGCTGGTCCGTACACCTATTCCTGGAGTACAAATCCGGTGCAAACCACACAAACAGCAACAGGGCTCACGCCCGGAAATTATACAGTAACGGTAACCGATGCCAACGGATGTTCGGATACTGCTATCATCACCATTTCCCAGCCACCACTGCTCACCGCGCTTGCATCCAACACACCCGAAACCTGTGTGAATTCAGCCAACGGAACCGTAACGGCTGCGCCAAGCGGAGGAACAGGACCGTATACCTATTCCTGGAACACCAACCCGGTGCAGACCACCGCCACGGCTACCGGATTGTCTACAGGAACATATACTGTTACCATTACCGACGCAAACGGATGCAGCACCACTGCCGTAACTACATTGTCGGCACCTACGGGTCTACAACCTACTGTGGCCGCACCGCAAGCCATTTGTATTTCGCAGTGTGCCACACTTACTGCCAATATAACCACAGGAAATGCCCCTTATACGTATCTCTGGATGCCTGGAAACCAAACCGGTCAGAGCATTCAGGCTTGTCCTACCACTACCGGCGTTTATACCGTAACCGTAACGGATGCGAGCGGGTGTACAGGAACTACAACTGTTACAGTAAACGTTCGTCCGCCATTGAGTGTAAGCGCGAATCCGGCCGGACCTGTTTGTCCGGGTTCACCTGCTTCCCTTACAGCAAATGGTTCCGGTGGCGACGGGGGTCCTTATAATTTTAACTGGATGCCCGGAAACCTGAATGGTTCTCCGGTAACAGTAAACCCAACAACTACCACAACGTATACTGTTATTATCACTGATAATTGCGGAAGTCCTTCCGTTACCAGCACCGTTACCGTTAACGTATTTGCCTTACCGCAGGTTGCATTTGCAGGTGACACATTGCAGGGTTGCGCTCCGCTGTGCGTAAACTTCACTAATAACACTCCCAACGCAGCCACATGCAGCTGGATTTTTGGCAACAATATGGCTACATCCGCCAACTGCAGCGAACAATATTGTTTCAACGCAGCCGGAACCTACAACGTAACTCTGACAGTGACAGATGGCAATGGGTGCATCAACACTCAAACGCTCACTAATTACATCACCGTATTTCCGGTACCTTCGGCACAGTTCAGTATGAGTTCATCACAGGTGACCATGCTGGAGCCTAACTTCTGTTTTACCGACATGTCAACCGGCGCTACTTCCTGGCTTTGGAATTTCGGTGACGGAAACGACACCACTCAGCAGAATCCATGTCATGCTTATGCAGACACAGGAAGTTATTGCATTACACTGGAGGTAGAGAACAACGAAGGATGCCGCAGTCAGATCACGTATTGTGTGGAAGTGGATCCGGAGGTAGCCATTTACGTTCCGTCTGCATTCACGCCGAATGGCGATGCCAACAACGAACTTTTCCTTCCGGAAGGCATAGGAGTGGATTCGCGCGATTTCCATATGTGGATTTTCGACCGTTGGGGAAACCTCATATGGGAGACCAATCAGTGGGGCAAGGGTTGGGACGGCAAAGCGAACGGCGGCTCAAAAATTGCTCAGGAGGACGTATATGTCTGGAAGATAGAATGTGTTGATCAGAAGAATTACCGTCATCAGTTTGTTGGCCACGTTTCACTGATCCGTTAA